In Opitutus sp., one genomic interval encodes:
- a CDS encoding sigma-70 family RNA polymerase sigma factor, translating into MIQHARSGRTVTLAKPEAKTEAAYDSLLVQRFNAGDETAFIEIMQRYHARLFSLAHNLLRNAADAEEIVQDAFIRAHRGLANFRGDSSLATWLYRIALNLSRNRYWYFFRRRRQDSLSLERPPSEDSNITFADMIASDDANPAQETATHEFVTLISLCMDKLEPSHREILTMRNVIELPYEDIAVALRINVGTVKSRIARARENLRKLLAECAPEFGPESVPGDFFESGRIAHGRSGIACA; encoded by the coding sequence ATGATTCAGCACGCACGTTCAGGTCGCACGGTCACCCTCGCCAAGCCCGAGGCTAAAACCGAGGCCGCTTACGATTCACTTCTTGTCCAGCGCTTCAACGCCGGCGACGAGACCGCCTTTATCGAGATCATGCAGCGCTACCACGCGCGCCTCTTCAGCCTCGCCCACAACCTGCTACGCAACGCCGCCGATGCCGAGGAAATCGTCCAAGACGCGTTCATCCGCGCGCATCGCGGCCTGGCCAACTTCCGCGGCGATTCCTCGCTGGCGACCTGGCTTTATCGCATCGCGCTCAACTTGTCGCGCAACCGCTACTGGTACTTTTTCCGCCGCCGCAGGCAGGACTCCCTCTCCCTGGAGCGCCCCCCGTCCGAGGACTCCAACATCACATTCGCCGACATGATTGCCTCCGACGACGCCAATCCCGCCCAAGAAACCGCCACCCATGAATTCGTAACGCTGATTTCTCTGTGTATGGACAAGTTAGAACCATCTCACCGCGAGATCCTGACCATGCGCAACGTCATCGAGTTGCCCTACGAGGACATCGCGGTGGCCCTGCGCATTAATGTCGGCACGGTCAAAAGCCGCATCGCCCGTGCCCGCGAAAACTTACGTAAACTCCTGGCAGAATGCGCCCCGGAGTTTGGCCCTGAATCCGTACCGGGCGACTTCTTCGAATCGGGCCGCATTGCCCACGGACGCAGTGGCATTGCCTGCGCTTGA
- a CDS encoding malate dehydrogenase produces MSKQPIRVAVTGAAGQISYSLLFRIASGAMFGPDQPVILQLIEVPFEKAMKALEGVAMELDDCAFPLLQSMVLTDDPRVGFKDANWSLLVGAKPRGPGMERADLLKDNGKIFIGQGKIIDEVAAADARVAVVGNPANTNCMIAASQAKRLTADRFTAMVRLDQNRAQAQLAKKAGVALTAVKDIFIYGNHSPTMFPAFAHASIGGKSAIDVINDKEWLTGPFLETVGKRGAAIIAARGLSSAASAANALVDHVHSLVTPGAIHSVAVKSEGRYGFDPEVWAGMPVRTTTPGSYEVITGYEMCEFAKSKIALTNKELVEERAAVIDMIKG; encoded by the coding sequence ATGAGCAAACAACCCATTCGCGTCGCCGTGACCGGAGCAGCCGGTCAGATCTCCTACTCGCTATTGTTCCGCATCGCCTCCGGCGCGATGTTCGGCCCCGACCAACCGGTCATCCTGCAACTCATCGAGGTGCCTTTTGAAAAGGCCATGAAGGCGCTTGAAGGCGTCGCCATGGAACTCGACGACTGTGCCTTCCCCCTGCTGCAAAGCATGGTCCTAACCGACGACCCGCGCGTTGGTTTTAAAGACGCCAACTGGTCACTGCTGGTCGGCGCCAAGCCCCGCGGACCCGGCATGGAGCGCGCCGATCTCCTTAAGGACAACGGCAAGATTTTCATCGGCCAAGGTAAGATCATAGACGAGGTCGCCGCTGCCGACGCCCGCGTCGCCGTGGTGGGTAACCCCGCCAACACGAACTGTATGATCGCCGCCTCGCAGGCCAAGCGCCTCACCGCCGATCGCTTCACCGCCATGGTGCGCCTCGACCAGAACCGCGCCCAGGCCCAGTTGGCCAAGAAGGCCGGCGTCGCCCTCACCGCCGTCAAAGACATCTTCATTTACGGTAACCACAGCCCGACCATGTTCCCCGCCTTCGCCCACGCCTCCATCGGCGGTAAGTCGGCCATCGACGTGATCAACGACAAGGAATGGCTCACCGGCCCGTTCCTTGAGACCGTCGGCAAACGCGGCGCCGCGATCATCGCCGCCCGCGGCCTCTCGTCGGCCGCCTCGGCCGCCAACGCCCTCGTCGACCACGTGCACAGTCTAGTGACCCCCGGTGCCATCCACTCCGTCGCGGTGAAGTCCGAAGGCCGCTACGGCTTCGACCCCGAAGTCTGGGCCGGTATGCCCGTGCGCACCACCACGCCCGGCAGCTACGAGGTCATCACCGGTTATGAGATGTGCGAATTCGCCAAGTCGAAGATCGCCCTCACCAACAAAGAGCTGGTCGAAGAGCGCGCCGCCGTCATCGACATGATCAAGGGCTAA
- a CDS encoding ISAs1 family transposase, with protein MMPAETNPSNPQGEVISLRHLQVQVLDSPELNARAQGLLEEHHYLGAVKPVGERLLYAVSDAQGTWVAVLVFAAAALHLRGREAWIGWSGEQRRRRLALVVNNVRFLLLPKPAVPNLGSAVLSRVLGRLSADWQSRYEHPVLVVETFVDPERFTGSVYKASGWTELGLTKGNTRKSRDYYEHHAKPKRLFVRELEPRARRALQAGQIKPSLAAVEAKVPVRSTLKAPDLISLAEAFRQVPEYRAYIGAYPLHALLAITAAAYLAGAPRGQRDLAAFARRLSPVQRQALGVIRRRGKYGAPSQPTFSRLFARVQASRIEEVLLAHQRQVRGEPPDSEIVVIDGKVPKHSGGQNVVTAVTSPSLFYLGSEVVAEKSNEIPAARALCERLDLVDKLVSLDALHTQADTARAIVLEHGGDYLFTVKGNQPGLQKIVAAQVPDPGAPFLTR; from the coding sequence ATGATGCCGGCCGAAACGAACCCGTCGAACCCCCAAGGGGAGGTGATTTCGCTGCGCCACTTGCAGGTGCAGGTGCTAGACAGCCCCGAGTTAAACGCCCGAGCGCAGGGGCTGCTTGAGGAGCATCACTATCTGGGCGCGGTGAAACCGGTGGGCGAGCGGCTGCTGTACGCGGTGAGCGATGCGCAGGGCACCTGGGTGGCGGTGCTGGTGTTTGCGGCGGCGGCGCTGCACCTGCGCGGCCGGGAGGCGTGGATTGGCTGGAGTGGCGAACAGCGCCGACGCCGATTGGCGCTGGTGGTCAACAACGTGCGGTTCCTGCTGCTGCCCAAGCCGGCGGTGCCCAACTTGGGCTCGGCGGTTTTGAGCCGGGTGCTCGGCCGGCTCAGTGCCGACTGGCAGTCGCGTTACGAGCACCCCGTGCTCGTCGTGGAAACCTTCGTCGACCCCGAGCGTTTTACGGGAAGTGTATACAAGGCATCCGGGTGGACCGAGTTGGGCCTGACCAAGGGCAACACGCGTAAGTCGCGCGATTACTACGAGCACCACGCCAAGCCCAAGCGCTTGTTTGTGCGCGAGCTGGAGCCCCGGGCCCGGAGAGCTCTTCAGGCAGGGCAGATCAAACCCTCGCTGGCTGCGGTGGAGGCGAAAGTTCCGGTGCGAAGTACCCTGAAGGCCCCCGATTTAATCAGCCTGGCGGAGGCCTTCCGGCAAGTGCCTGAATACCGCGCCTACATCGGGGCCTATCCCTTGCACGCGCTGCTGGCGATCACGGCGGCGGCCTATCTGGCCGGAGCACCCCGCGGCCAACGTGACCTGGCCGCTTTCGCCCGCCGGCTCTCCCCGGTCCAACGCCAAGCCCTCGGGGTGATCCGCCGCCGCGGCAAATACGGCGCTCCCAGCCAGCCCACCTTTAGTCGGCTGTTCGCCCGCGTTCAGGCCTCGCGCATCGAGGAGGTTTTACTCGCCCACCAACGTCAGGTGCGAGGCGAGCCCCCCGACAGCGAGATCGTGGTCATCGACGGCAAAGTCCCCAAGCACAGCGGCGGACAAAACGTCGTGACCGCGGTTACCTCGCCGAGCTTGTTTTATCTCGGCAGCGAGGTCGTCGCCGAAAAAAGTAACGAGATTCCCGCCGCCCGCGCCCTGTGTGAGAGACTCGATTTGGTCGATAAACTCGTGAGCCTTGATGCCCTGCATACCCAGGCGGACACCGCGCGGGCGATCGTACTGGAGCATGGCGGCGACTACCTGTTCACCGTCAAAGGCAATCAGCCCGGCTTGCAGAAAATCGTAGCAGCGCAAGTGCCCGATCCGGGCGCCCCTTTTTTGACCCGTTAA
- a CDS encoding HPr family phosphocarrier protein yields MAMDKTTTTPSPNVKELVVQNKMGIHARPAAMIVRITNKFKADVFVKKDEEQVNGKSIMGLMMLAAGKGSKVKFLATGDDAPQMLTELEQLFTRKFDEA; encoded by the coding sequence ATGGCAATGGATAAAACTACTACTACCCCCAGCCCGAATGTGAAGGAACTGGTTGTTCAGAACAAAATGGGCATTCACGCACGCCCGGCGGCCATGATCGTGCGTATCACCAACAAATTTAAGGCCGACGTTTTTGTCAAAAAAGACGAGGAGCAGGTTAACGGTAAGTCCATCATGGGCTTGATGATGCTCGCTGCCGGCAAAGGTTCGAAGGTCAAGTTCCTCGCCACCGGCGACGACGCCCCGCAGATGCTCACCGAGCTCGAACAGCTCTTCACGCGCAAGTTCGACGAGGCCTGA
- the kdsB gene encoding 3-deoxy-manno-octulosonate cytidylyltransferase, translating to MSKTAIIVPCRLESTRFPRKLLHLIKGRPLLLWVAERIRQEAPEFPLFFAVDDELLAAPLRAAGFTAILTGVQHQSGTDRIAEANRTVQADQVINVQADEPLVTRAQILTLAELISGTAAMATLGTPFTTAADFNNPNQVKVVFAPGDGRALYFSRAPIPYGRDRAGVVDDAWVQANPCFKHLGLYAYKADLIERFARLPLGRYEQLEKLEQLRVLENGYEIRCGVTNDPTIGVDTPEDAVKFEQWLG from the coding sequence ATGTCCAAGACCGCGATCATCGTTCCCTGCCGGCTCGAATCCACGCGCTTCCCCCGCAAACTGTTACACCTCATCAAGGGGCGTCCGTTGCTGCTGTGGGTGGCCGAGCGCATCCGCCAGGAAGCCCCGGAATTCCCGCTTTTTTTCGCCGTGGACGACGAGTTGTTGGCGGCCCCGCTGCGTGCGGCCGGGTTCACCGCGATCCTCACCGGGGTGCAACACCAGAGCGGTACCGACCGCATCGCCGAGGCCAACCGCACCGTGCAGGCCGACCAGGTTATCAACGTGCAGGCCGACGAGCCGCTGGTGACCCGAGCTCAGATTTTGACCCTGGCCGAGCTGATCAGCGGCACGGCGGCGATGGCCACGTTGGGCACGCCGTTCACCACGGCGGCGGATTTCAACAACCCCAATCAGGTCAAAGTGGTCTTCGCGCCAGGCGACGGACGTGCACTTTATTTCTCCCGCGCGCCGATTCCCTATGGCCGCGACCGCGCCGGCGTGGTCGACGACGCCTGGGTACAGGCCAACCCGTGCTTCAAACACCTCGGCCTCTACGCGTACAAAGCCGACCTCATCGAACGCTTCGCCCGCTTGCCGCTGGGGCGCTACGAGCAGCTGGAAAAACTGGAGCAACTGCGGGTTTTGGAAAACGGTTACGAGATCCGCTGCGGGGTGACCAACGACCCGACCATCGGCGTCGATACGCCAGAGGATGCGGTCAAGTTTGAGCAGTGGCTGGGCTGA
- the carA gene encoding glutamine-hydrolyzing carbamoyl-phosphate synthase small subunit, whose product MSTFKPAVLALEDGSVFRGRAFGADATIAGECVFNTSMTGYQEIITDPSYYGQIVTMTSPMIGNYGVNDEDTEASVPRASGLVVRELSPIVSNWRSQSSLDAYLRKYGIPGISEVDTRALTKKLRVDGAMKCCLSTLALTDAEAVARAKAWHDMAGSDYVKDTTCKEPYLWRADDAANHNAVYVPAGTTFGLPHTPAKRFTIAAFDFGAKHSIFRKLVNHGFDVKVFPATATAEQIKEHAPDGVFLSNGPGDPSALGYIHRTVTGLLPHYPIFGICLGHQMITHAVGGTTFKLKFGHRGGNQPVKNLETGKVSITAQNHGFATDPLSLAKGGAIVTEINLNDNTVEGLRHKELPVFSVQYHPEAAPGPNDADPLFTDFYNLIEKRKAGKI is encoded by the coding sequence ATGTCCACGTTCAAACCTGCAGTCCTCGCCCTCGAAGATGGTTCCGTGTTTCGCGGCCGCGCCTTTGGCGCCGATGCCACGATCGCGGGCGAATGCGTGTTCAACACGTCCATGACCGGCTATCAGGAGATCATCACCGATCCCTCATATTACGGCCAAATCGTCACCATGACCTCGCCGATGATCGGTAACTACGGGGTCAACGACGAGGACACCGAGGCCTCCGTGCCCCGCGCCAGCGGCTTGGTCGTGCGCGAACTCTCCCCCATCGTCAGCAACTGGCGCAGCCAGTCCTCCCTCGACGCCTACCTGCGCAAGTACGGCATCCCCGGCATCAGCGAGGTCGACACCCGCGCCCTCACCAAAAAGCTCCGCGTCGATGGCGCGATGAAGTGCTGCCTTTCCACCCTCGCGCTCACCGACGCCGAGGCGGTCGCCCGCGCCAAGGCCTGGCACGACATGGCTGGCAGCGACTACGTTAAGGACACCACCTGCAAAGAGCCTTACCTGTGGCGCGCCGATGATGCTGCCAACCACAACGCCGTTTACGTGCCCGCCGGCACCACCTTCGGCCTGCCCCACACGCCCGCCAAGCGCTTCACCATCGCGGCCTTCGATTTCGGCGCCAAGCACTCCATTTTCCGCAAGCTGGTCAACCACGGCTTCGACGTAAAAGTGTTCCCCGCCACTGCCACCGCCGAGCAGATCAAAGAGCACGCGCCCGACGGCGTTTTCCTCTCCAACGGTCCCGGCGACCCATCCGCGCTCGGTTACATCCACCGCACCGTCACGGGCCTGCTGCCGCATTACCCGATTTTCGGCATCTGCCTAGGCCATCAGATGATCACCCACGCGGTGGGCGGCACCACCTTTAAGCTCAAGTTCGGCCATCGCGGCGGCAACCAGCCGGTGAAAAACCTCGAAACGGGAAAAGTCTCCATCACCGCGCAAAACCACGGCTTCGCCACCGATCCGCTGTCGTTGGCCAAGGGCGGCGCGATCGTCACGGAGATCAATCTTAACGACAACACGGTCGAGGGCCTGCGCCACAAGGAGCTGCCCGTCTTTTCGGTGCAGTATCACCCCGAAGCCGCACCCGGCCCGAACGACGCTGACCCGCTGTTCACCGACTTCTACAACCTGATTGAGAAGCGCAAGGCCGGTAAAATCTAA
- a CDS encoding class II aldolase/adducin family protein, giving the protein MDTQSWLHPRDELVATMDRIYRYHMTTTSGGNLSILDPDGSIWITPSRVDKGSLRSTDIVRVKADGSREGLHPPSSEFPFHREIYRVRPDIKAIVHAHPGALVAFSIVRRLPETRVQTHAYNLCGKIAYAPYACPGSQELGDKIAAAFAGGADCVMLENHGVVIGGRDLAEAFQRFETLEFVAQTVIRASALGELRTLPNDMLTGHAVPDYTPLVSQVPTNHEKELRTEVCAFAQRAYRQKLMISTAGAISARLDAQQFVITPRRRDRLDLNPSSLVRATKDSMEMGKRGSRTSRLHGLIYAANPEIGVIINAQPMCASAFCMTDVEFSSRTIPESYLVLGDAPKVPFACVVNDAEALAARMSLKKCPVLLIENEGALIVGRTLLEAFDRLEVLEATAEALQLSRPLGPLVPMPESALAELRKAFGMD; this is encoded by the coding sequence ATGGACACCCAATCATGGCTGCATCCGCGTGACGAACTGGTGGCAACGATGGATCGTATCTATCGCTACCACATGACGACGACCTCGGGAGGTAACCTCTCGATCCTTGATCCCGATGGGAGCATTTGGATCACCCCTTCCCGTGTAGATAAAGGCTCGCTGCGATCTACCGACATCGTGCGGGTCAAGGCGGATGGTTCCCGCGAGGGGCTGCACCCGCCTTCCTCGGAATTCCCCTTTCACCGGGAAATTTACCGTGTTCGCCCCGACATCAAGGCGATCGTGCACGCCCATCCCGGAGCTCTGGTGGCGTTCAGTATCGTACGCCGTTTGCCCGAGACTCGCGTGCAAACCCACGCCTACAACCTGTGCGGCAAGATCGCTTATGCGCCTTATGCCTGCCCAGGCAGTCAGGAACTAGGTGACAAAATCGCGGCTGCCTTTGCCGGGGGCGCGGACTGCGTGATGCTGGAAAACCACGGCGTGGTCATCGGTGGGCGGGATTTGGCTGAAGCGTTCCAGCGTTTTGAGACCCTAGAGTTCGTGGCGCAGACGGTGATCCGCGCGTCGGCGTTGGGCGAATTGCGCACGTTGCCCAATGACATGCTCACCGGCCATGCCGTGCCGGATTACACCCCATTGGTTTCGCAGGTGCCCACCAATCATGAAAAGGAGTTGCGCACCGAAGTGTGTGCGTTTGCCCAGCGCGCTTACCGCCAGAAGCTGATGATTAGCACCGCCGGAGCCATTTCGGCGCGGTTGGACGCGCAGCAGTTTGTGATCACACCGCGCCGCCGGGATCGGCTCGATTTGAATCCATCCAGCCTTGTTCGCGCGACCAAGGATTCGATGGAGATGGGTAAACGTGGCAGCCGCACAAGCCGTTTGCATGGCCTCATTTACGCGGCGAATCCAGAAATCGGAGTGATCATCAATGCCCAGCCGATGTGCGCCAGTGCGTTTTGTATGACCGATGTCGAGTTTAGTTCGCGCACCATCCCGGAGAGTTACTTGGTGCTCGGCGATGCCCCCAAGGTGCCCTTTGCCTGTGTGGTCAACGACGCCGAGGCGCTGGCTGCAAGGATGTCTCTTAAAAAATGTCCCGTTCTGCTGATTGAGAATGAAGGAGCGCTCATCGTGGGCCGTACCCTGCTGGAGGCGTTTGACCGGCTCGAAGTTCTGGAGGCCACCGCGGAAGCGCTGCAGTTGAGCCGACCGCTCGGGCCGTTGGTGCCAATGCCCGAGAGCGCCTTGGCAGAGCTCCGCAAGGCATTCGGAATGGACTGA
- a CDS encoding transposase translates to MPPFLPPEKAHPEGESENPDHKATPSDAAEVLIVDTPGGRFRAQFAPELPVSPLGALVFFTQYLCATGGFEALVADTPLCYSSNRAHRPRDVIGTLLLGMLSGHYRYAHLAALRGDDIAPSLLGLKSIVSEDCVRRALARIGAEQGQDWLRRHLDQTCHGFLDNQWILDIDVTIKPIYGRQEGASIGYNPQKPGRPSHAYHTYWIATLRLCLDVEVHPGDQSAAGHGFAGLWALIDRLPAERRPHLLRGDCAYGQEALLSEAEARKLNYLFKLRRTAKARELVAALERTTTTAWTDAGQGWQGCESCLRLQGWNRARRVVVLRRRLNDQRHPRARRRLVREQADHALLLNIPDAAACEPIIYEHQILVTSLPYEILTLATLYRERGGAENPFDELKNQWSWSGFTSQELNSCQHAARLAALVYNWWTLYHRLLQPGQHHEAVSTRPRLLCGATRQSEHSGQRRLDVRLSHAEAPRLSELITKLARWLHGILHNAEQWSVAQRWGQIVARILQENFPVLGPEPPLATAPS, encoded by the coding sequence ATGCCGCCGTTTTTACCGCCGGAAAAAGCTCACCCCGAGGGTGAGTCAGAAAACCCTGATCACAAGGCAACGCCAAGCGATGCCGCCGAGGTGTTGATTGTGGATACACCCGGAGGACGTTTTCGTGCGCAGTTCGCCCCAGAGTTGCCGGTGAGCCCCTTGGGGGCACTGGTGTTTTTCACGCAGTACTTGTGTGCGACAGGAGGCTTCGAGGCACTGGTTGCGGACACGCCGCTTTGTTACAGCAGCAACCGCGCACACCGCCCTCGCGACGTGATTGGAACCCTGCTTTTGGGGATGCTCTCCGGGCACTATCGCTACGCGCACCTCGCGGCCCTGCGCGGCGACGACATTGCCCCGAGCCTGCTCGGACTTAAGTCGATTGTCAGCGAGGATTGTGTGCGCCGGGCGCTGGCTCGCATCGGTGCCGAGCAGGGGCAGGACTGGTTGCGGCGTCACCTCGACCAAACCTGTCATGGGTTTTTGGATAACCAGTGGATCCTCGACATCGATGTCACCATCAAGCCCATCTATGGACGTCAGGAAGGTGCCAGCATCGGCTATAACCCGCAAAAGCCCGGACGCCCCAGCCACGCCTACCACACCTACTGGATCGCCACCTTGCGCCTGTGTCTGGACGTGGAGGTGCACCCCGGCGATCAATCCGCCGCCGGACATGGTTTTGCGGGGCTGTGGGCGCTCATCGACCGACTGCCAGCCGAGCGCCGGCCCCATCTTTTGCGCGGTGACTGCGCCTATGGCCAGGAGGCGCTGCTCAGTGAAGCTGAAGCGCGTAAACTCAACTATTTGTTCAAACTGCGCCGCACCGCCAAGGCCCGCGAGCTGGTGGCCGCGCTTGAACGCACCACCACCACCGCTTGGACCGACGCCGGACAAGGCTGGCAGGGCTGCGAAAGCTGCCTGCGCCTGCAAGGCTGGAACCGGGCCCGACGTGTGGTGGTCTTGCGCCGTCGCCTCAACGACCAACGCCACCCCCGGGCCCGCCGCCGCCTCGTGCGCGAGCAAGCCGACCACGCTTTGCTGCTGAACATCCCCGACGCGGCCGCCTGCGAGCCGATCATCTACGAACATCAGATCCTCGTTACGAGCCTGCCCTACGAGATCCTTACCCTTGCCACCCTGTATCGGGAACGTGGGGGCGCGGAAAACCCCTTCGACGAGCTCAAGAACCAGTGGAGCTGGTCGGGGTTTACCTCCCAGGAGCTAAACTCCTGTCAGCACGCCGCGCGTTTGGCCGCACTGGTTTACAACTGGTGGACGCTCTATCACCGCCTGCTTCAACCCGGTCAGCACCACGAGGCGGTGAGTACACGTCCCCGTCTGCTCTGCGGAGCGACCCGGCAGAGCGAACACTCCGGTCAACGCCGCCTGGACGTGCGCTTGAGCCATGCCGAGGCACCTCGCCTGAGTGAACTCATCACAAAGCTGGCCAGATGGTTACATGGTATCCTTCATAATGCGGAGCAATGGAGTGTCGCCCAGCGCTGGGGGCAAATCGTAGCGAGGATTTTACAGGAAAACTTCCCTGTACTCGGCCCTGAACCGCCTTTGGCCACCGCCCCAAGCTGA